The proteins below come from a single Melospiza melodia melodia isolate bMelMel2 chromosome 12, bMelMel2.pri, whole genome shotgun sequence genomic window:
- the TNFSF10 gene encoding tumor necrosis factor ligand superfamily member 10: protein MLPAGGPSPAQTCGAVLVAAVLLQSVCVAVTFLYFSSELRQLQDSYSRSGIACLTGEEISTSLQNLELIEAEDREADPCWKVKWHLGKLIKKMMSRSYEENISAINVEKTLTLPHSEGQQPRGPVRRIAAHLTASSSRRSSLSPRINPLPRRGIGHKINNWEPSRKGHSFLYNVELRNGELVIPQTGFYYIYSQIYFRFREDENEDSELLGQIRNPKQLVQYVYKLTNYPEPILLMKSARTSCWSKKAEYGLYSIYQGGVFQLKREDRIFVSVSNSDIVDMDKEASFFGAFMIS from the exons atGCTGCCGGCGGGCGGCCCCAGCCCCGCGCAGACCTGCGGGGCCGTGCTGGTGGCCGCCGTGCTGCTGCAGTCCGTGTGCGTGGCCGTCACCTTCCTGTACTTCAGCAGCGAGCTGCGACAG ctgcaggactcGTACTCGAGGAGCGGCATCGCCTGTCTCACCGGGGAGGAGATCAGCACCTCCCTCCAAAACCTGGAGCTCATCGAGGCTGAGGACAGAGAAGCTGATCCTTGCTGGAAAGTCAAGTGGCACCTGGGAAAGTTAATTAAAAAG ATGATGTCAAGAAGCTACGAGGAAAACATATCTGCAATCAACG TTGAGAAGACTCTGACCCTGCCCCACTCGGAGGGGCAGCAGCCGCGCGGTCCCGTCCGCCGCATCGCGGCGCACCTgacggccagcagcagcaggaggagctcccTGTCCCCACGCA taaaTCCCTTGCCCAGAAGAGGAATTGGACACAAAATAAACAACTGGGAACCATCAAGAAAAGGCCACTCCTTCCTTTACAACGTGGAGCTGAGAAATGGGGAGTTAGTGATACCCCAGACAGGCTTTTACTACATCTACTCACAAATTTACTTTCGCTTCCGTGAAGACGAGAACGAGGACTCAGAATTGTTGGGACAAATCAGAAACCCCAAACAGCTTGTCCAGTATGTTTACAAACTGACTAATTACCCTGAGCCCATTTTGCTCATGAAGAGTGCAAGGACAAGCTGCTGGTCTAAAAAGGCAGAATATGGACTTTATTCCATCTATCAAGGTGGTGTGTTCCAGCTGAAGAGAGAGGACAGGATTTTTGTCTCTGTCAGCAACAGTGACATAGTTGACATGGACAAAGAAGCAAGTTTTTTTGGAGCCTTTATGATCAGTTAG